The following are encoded in a window of Colletotrichum lupini chromosome 3, complete sequence genomic DNA:
- a CDS encoding histidyl-tRNA synthetase, translating to MQIQVKIFSRSARPAYRLTFLSPSPITSPLLPRTRIRPSSSSRAFSTSKSSSSSRNQSDSHEQQLPNMAPKSKFELKTPKGTKDWFGKDMLIREKIFSQLKGVFQKHGGMELDTPVFELKEILSGKYGEDSKLIYDLADQGGEITSLRYDLTVPFARWLAMNKDIQSVKRYHISKVYRRDQPAMNKGRMREFYQCDFDIAGTYDSMIPDAEIIKIVVEVFEGLGWNGNYTIKLNHRKILDGIFEVCGVPEDKIRTISSAVDKLDKLPWADVRKEMTEEKGLDGEVADRIGEWVVQKGKQDLLRKLQRDDKLAANASMKAGMADLELLFTYLEAFGALDRVSFDLSLARGLDYYTGLIYEVVTEGSAPAVTPDADGKTAKPKKKSKGKDDDDRSDDPSVGVGSVAAGGRYDNLVGMFSGKTQIPCVGVSFGIERIFSITKARMQAESEAPQSTVDVFVMSLGSKAGLIKERLEVCSKLWDAGVKAEFLYKVKPKLPPQFKAAESNATPFAIILGDDEVQKGVVRIKELGLPEGHPQKDGELVDMASLVPEVQKRLSRKHELDNLATRAEGLRVVGGMKGEDIKSTTSTTEKAKEETVVETPAAGAAAEAPVAAVSEGEKPAEAAAAAATTEATEESKPAAPSA from the exons ATGCAGATCCAGGTGAAGATTTTCTCGAGGTCCGCCCGACCGGCCTACCGACTGACTTTTCTTTCTCCAAGCCCAATTACATCCCCTCTTTTGCCTAGAACCCGCATCAGGCCCAGCAGTAGCAGCCGCGCGTTTTCCACGTCCAagtcttcgtcgtcgtctcgtAACCAAAGCGATAGCCACGAACAGCAACTGCCCAACATGGCGCCGAAATCAAAGTTTGAGCTCAAGACCCCAAAGGGCACCAAGGATT GGTTCGGCAAGGACATGCTCATCCGCGAGAAGATCTTCTCGCAGCTGAAGGGTGTCTTCCAGAAGCACGGTGGCATGGAGCTTGATACCCCCGTTTTCGAGTTGAAGGAGATTCTGTCAGGCAAA TATGGCGAAGACTCGAAACTCATCTACGACCTAGCCGATCAGGGTGGTGAGATCACTTCCCTGCGATACGACTTGACCGTTCCCTTTGCGAGATGGCTCGCCATGAACAAGGACATTCAGAGCGTCAAGCGCTACCACATCTCAAAGGTCTACCGCCG TGACCAGCCTGCCATGAACAAGGGCCGCATGCGCGAGTTCTACCAGTGCGATTTCGACATCGCCGGAACCTACGACTCCATGATCCCCGATGCCGAGATCATCAAGATCGTCGTCGAGGTCTTTGAGGGCCTGGGTTGGAACGGAAACTACACCATCAAGCTCAACCACCGCAAGATCCTCGACGGTATCTTTGAGGTCTGCGGCGTCCCCGAGGACAAGATCCGGACGATATCCTCGGCCGTCGACAAGCTCGACAAGCTCCCCTGGGCCGACGTGCGCAAGGAGATGACCGAGGAGAAGGGCTTGGACGGCGAGGTGGCCGACAGGATCGGCGAGTGGGTTGTTCAGAAGGGCAAGCAGGACCTGCTCCGGAAACTGCAGCGCGACGACAAGCTCGCCGCCAACGCCTCGATGAAGGCCGGCATGGCCGACCTCGAACTTCTCTTCACCTACCTAGAGGCCTTTGGCGCCCTCGACAGAGTGTCGTTTGACCTCTCCCTCGCCCGTGGCCTGGACTACTACACTGGCCTCATCTACGAGGTCGTGACGGAAGGTTCCGCACCGGCCGTTACCCCTGACGCAGACGGCAAGACGGCGAAgcccaagaagaagagcaagggcaaggacgacgacgaccgcTCCGACGACCCCAGCGTCGGTGTCGGCAGTGTCGCAGCCGGAGGACG CTATGACAACCTCGTGGGCATGTTCTCCGGCAAGACGCAAATTCCGTGCGTTGGT GTCTCCTTTGGTATCGAGAGAATCTTTAGCATTACCAAGGCCCGGATGCAGGCCGAGAGCGAGGCGCCGCAAAGTACGGTTGACGTCTTTGTCATGTCCTTGGGTTCCAAGGCCGGTCTGATCAAGGAGAGACTCGAGGTGTGCTCGAAGCTGTGGGACGCCGGCGTCAAG GCCGAGTTCCTCTACAAGGTCAAGCCCAAGCTGCCGCCGCAGTTCAAGGCAGCCGAGTCCAACGCAACCCCCTTCGCCATCATCCTCGGCGACGACGAGGTTCAAAAGGGCGTCGTCCGCATCAAGGAGCTGGGCCTGCCCGAGGGCCACCCCCAAAAGGACGGCGAGCTCGTCGACATGGCGTCGCTCGTGCCCGAGGTGCAGAAGCGCCTGTCGCGGAAGCACGAGCTCGACAACCTTGCTACACGGGCCGAGGGCCTGCGCGTCGTTGGCGGTATGAAGGGCGAGGACATTAAGTCCACCACGTCCACCACGGAGAAGGCCAAGGAAGAGACGGTCGTCGAGACGCCTGCTGCTGGTGCTGCTGCCGAGGCGCCTGTCGCTGCTGTCTCGGAAGGGGAGAAGCCcgcggaggcggcggcggcggcggcgacgacggAAGCTACGGAGGAGAGCAAGCCTGCAGCACCGAGCGCATAG